A region from the Malus domestica chromosome 07, GDT2T_hap1 genome encodes:
- the LOC103423943 gene encoding uncharacterized protein, translated as MPTLPKFVVLKSNYNNKYLRFNTIDADENLKRIMPAARYINFTEEEAGSEHTKFEVEKAKSIGNEGLVHIRCCYNNKYWVMPACGYTQIVAGADEPEEDKSKFSCTLFEPVYEDDDGLPVDDSRSANSIVLRFRHAHNGKYLALVQNDPNDKYWGFMYTYGESPSQRFMDVFIVIDWESLVLVKILPKHVAFKGANGHYLGARLIDQYPSLLQFESTDIEDPSAGNEVFTNADGTVRIKSDSSGKFWRLTEDDWICADSDDSTNDDSHTLFWPIKVGDSAIALRNMQNKKFCKRFTTSTITSGLNANVSTIDKEAYLEVEEVFPLRRDISNITLHLDRARIYNQNVVNLAMGELVNHSNESYPMELKFSYIETRNSTWNYSSVSSILKLCGLKSSTHTEVPVIADDKKLTIGFTGAVQFGETETVTSSVKDAFYKYVVPAMTKVMVRFVAAEASCDVPFSYTQRDTRTSGEIITSNIDDGVYNGVNTFDFKFESTEEKLS; from the coding sequence ATGCCAACATTGCCAAAGTTTGTGGTGCTCAAGTCGAACTACAACAACAAATACTTACGTTTCAATACTATAGATGCAGATGAGAATCTGAAGCGAATCATGCCGGCTGCAAGGTATATTAATTTCACAGAAGAGGAAGCAGGGAGCGAACACACAAAATTTGAAGTGGAGAAGGCAAAGAGTATTGGGAATGAGGGACTAGTACACATTAGATGCTGCTACAACAATAAATACTGGGTGATGCCTGCTTGTGGTTATACTCAGATTGTTGCTGGTGCTGATGAACCAGAGGAAGACAAATCCAAGTTCTCATGTACCTTGTTCGAGCCTGTCTACGAAGATGATGATGGCCTCCCAGTTGATGATTCCAGAAGTGCTAATTCTATAGTACTCCGATTCCGCCATGCCCACAATGGAAAGTACTTGGCCTTGGTGCAAAACGATCCGAATGACAAATACTGGGGTTTCATGTACACGTATGGGGAATCTCCTAGCCAGAGGTTTATGGATGTGTTCATAGTCATTGACTGGGAATCGTTGGTGCTAGTCAAGATACTTCCCAAGCATGTGGCGTTTAAGGGTGCTAATGGTCACTACCTCGGTGCCCGCCTGATCGACCAATACCCAAGTTTGCTGCAGTTCGAATCCACTGACATTGAAGATCCATCGGCAGGAAACGAGGTCTTCACCAATGCTGATGGCACCGTTCGCATAAAGTCCGATTCCTCAGGAAAATTCTGGAGGCTCACCGAGGATGACTGGATATGCGCCGACTCAGATGACTCTACCAACGACGATTCCCACACATTGTTTTGGCCCATCAAAGTAGGCGACAGTGCCATTGCCCTCCGCAACATGCAGAACAAGAAGTTTTGCAAGAGATTTACCACTAGCACAATTACAAGCGGTCTTAATGCAAACGTCTCCACTATCGACAAAGAGGCATACTTGGAGGTGGAAGAGGTTTTTCCCTTAAGGAGAGATATCAGTAATATTACTCTCCATCTCGACCGTGCAAGGATTTACAACCAAAACGTTGTCAATTTAGCCATGGGTGAACTCGTTAACCATTCTAATGAATCTTACCCTATGGAATTGAAGTTTTCCTATATAGAAACTAGGAACAGTACTTGGAATTACTCCAGTGTCTCGTCGATTTTGAAGTTGTGCGGCCTCAAGAGCAGCACCCACACCGAAGTTCCAGTAATTGCAGATGATAAAAAGTTGACCATTGGATTTACTGGAGCAGTCCAATTTGGAGAAACTGAGACAGTCACAAGTAGTGTAAAGGATGCTTTTTATAAGTATGTTGTGCCAGCAATGACTAAGGTAATGGTGAGGTTTGTAGCAGCTGAGGCTTCATGCGATGTTCCCTTCTCTTACACCCAGCGCGACACTCGTACGAGTGGGGAAATAATTACCAGCAACATAGACGATGGAGTTTATAATGGTGTGAATACCTTTGATTTCAAGTTCGAGTCCACAGAAGAAAAGCTTTCATGA
- the LOC139197775 gene encoding trihydrophobin-like, whose protein sequence is MMVVMAVVVMVAMMAVVVMVHGGGGDDDSINGGGGGGDDSISGGSGGGKNGSNGGNDGGDNGGSSDSGGGCGYGGGGGKYGGCNGSDGISF, encoded by the exons ATGATGGTGGTAATGGCAGTTGTGGTTATGGTGGCAATGATGGCGGTTGTGGTAATGGtgcatggtggtggtggtgacgaTGACAGCatcaatggtggtggtggtggtggcgatgACAGCATcagtggtggtagtggtggtggcaAGAATGGTAGCAATGGAGGTAATGATGGTGGTGACAATGGTGGTAGTAGTGACAGTGGTGGAGGTTGTGGTTATGGCGGTGGTGGTGGCAAATATGGTGGTTGTAATGGCAGTGATGGTATAAG CTTTTAA